A single Anopheles funestus chromosome 2RL, idAnoFuneDA-416_04, whole genome shotgun sequence DNA region contains:
- the LOC125764882 gene encoding glycerol-3-phosphate acyltransferase 1, mitochondrial isoform X4: MLATGGWTARWSLSNRSGTAGASVGNECLHRIYQLDHVWRPQLGADDRRRHAIDILRVTTHAGEQYARANNPGSFDWGVWCPHLAQATRVRRFPYPQVAGAVLPDERVQEALDMAVKESINEKRAELGLAENDESFDEDSYYSKMLQNHERRAGKILIGMRSKISNLVLRITSWVLYKLLPCFMSGVAAHPAQVEMIKRAIEKHPDVPLIFLPLHRSHLDYIMVSFILLNNDIKCPLVAGGDNLRIPVFGSILRYDGAFFIKRKIDPLTGKKDHVYRAILHTYLQKCLTAGHNVEFFIEGGRTRTGKPCMPKSGILSVIVDAFNDKSISDALLVPVSINYEKLVDGNFVREQLGQKKIPESFASAASAIMKVLKARYGLMRIDFNEPFSLSELVKSLRKTDTAHNYTPEMRRLQHKPSSSSLFGTDVVQEEQDQRQLIDNIARHVVYDSARATSVMTTNALAFLLLNRFRDGAPLSILIEALDELRAVLNGVRDLGFTGASEDVIRYATDLLGPGLVTKEMRNGQLFIKPVVMIPNVIELSYYSNCLLPHFALESIVVTCANLLKREIERKTNTDRHDHVEEVTVSRRALLEMCMEFAELLIYEFILCKPCQKLETVIENTLQDLCLREILLQPEQELTEEQTMARKLAQNLECDGLDVNDEELDDYFDDQYKSISGGRYGMDDDETRIHFPAEKHCDRLVLQSVLAPFSNTYSAVASSLHHLLDGNSIVESEFIRMCIKEMSTRVELGDCKYGESISTDTVRNCLKVFQKRSYIEITNNNGVRLVSLQAPFDVMAELQSIVQQVHIFVPV; encoded by the exons ATGTTGGCAACGGGTGGCTGGACTGCAAGGTGGTCGTTATCTAACCGCTCTGGAACCGCCGGCGCAAGTGTTGGTAACGAATGCCTACATCGCATCTATCAGCTCGATCACGTTTGG cGTCCTCAACTTGGTGCAGATGATCGGCGGCGTCATGCGATAGACATTCTGCGCGTAACAACGCACGCTGGTGAGCAGTATGCTCGTGCCAACAATCCAGGATCGTTCGACTGGGGCGTCTGGTGTCCGCATTTGGCACAGGCAACACGTGTTCGTCGCTTTCCCTACCCACAAGTGGCTGGAGCCGTTTTGCCCGATGAACGCGTACAGGAGGCGCTGGATATGGCCGTCAAAGAATCGATCAATGAAAAGCGAGCAGAACTTGGACTGGCGGAAAATGATGAAAGTTTCGACGAAGATAGCTATTACAGTAAGATGCTTCAAAATCATGAACGAAGAGCGGGAAAG ATCCTGATTGGTATGCGATCGAAGATCTCCAACTTGGTGTTGCGCATTACCTCGTGGGTGTTGTATAAGTTACTGCCTTGCTTTATGTCCGGTGTGGCTGCACATCCAGCGCAGGTGGAGATGATAAAACGCGCCATCGAGAAGCACCCGGACGTGCCGCTTATCTTCCTGCCACTTCATCGCAGTCATCTGGATTATATTATGGTTAGCTTCATTCTGCTGAACAATGACATCAAATGTCCGTTGGTAGCCGGTGGGGACAATCTTCGCATTCCCGTGTTCGGTAGCATTCTTCGATATGATGGAGCATTCTTCATTAAGCGCAAGATCGACCCATTAACTGGCAAAAAGGATCACGTGTACCGTGCTATATTGCACACGTATTTGCAGAAGTGTTTGACGGCTGGTCATAATGTAGAATTTTTCATCGAAGGCGGTCGCACCCGCACGGGTAAACCTTGTATGCCAAAG AGTGGCATTCTTTCAGTGATTGTTGATGCATTCAATGATAAAAGTATCTCGGATGCACTGCTTGTTCCAGTGTCGATCAATTACGAAAAGCTAGTCGATGGAAATTTTGTGCGCGAGCAGCTGGGCCAGAAGAAAATACCGGAAAGCTTTGCTTCGGCCGCGTCTGCTATTATGAAGGTACTGAAAGCCCGTTACGGACTAATGAGGATCGATTTCAATGAGCCGTTCTCGCTAAGCGAGCTGGTCAAATCGTTGCGTAAAACCGACACCGCGCACAATTATACACCGGAGATGCG ACGACTGCAACACAAACCATCGTCCTCTTCTTTGTTCGGTACGGATGTAGTGCAGGAAGAGCAGGATCAACGTCAGCTGATCGACAACATTGCGCGTCACGTGGTATATGACAGTGCACGTGCCACATCCGTCATGACAACAAATGCTTTAGCATTCCTGCTTTTGAACCGTTTCCGAGATGGAGCACCGCTTTCCATTTTGATAGAGGCGCTCGATGAATTACGTGCCGTTTTGAATGGGGTGCGCGATCTCGGTTTTACCGGTGCCTCAGAAGACGTAATACGCTACGCGACAGATTTACTCGGCCCCGGCCTGGTGACCAAGGAAATGCGCAATGGACAATTGTTTATCAAACCGGTTGTTATGATTCCCAACGTGATTGAGCTGTCGTACTATTCGAACTGCCTTCTACCTCACTTTGCGCTAGAATCGATTGTGGTTACGTGCGCAAATTTACTGAAGCGTGAAATTGAGCGTAAAACGAACACCGATCGGCACGATCATGTGGAAGAGGTGACGGTCAGCAGAAGAGCATTGCTCGAAATGTGTATGGAGTTTGCGGAACTGCTGATATACGAGTTCATTCTATGCAAACCGTGCCAGAAGCTGGAAACAGTGATAGAGAACACGCTGCAGGACCTGTGTCTTCGGGAGATCCTATTACAACCGGAGCAGGAGTTAACCGAGGAACAGACGATGGCACGGAAACTGGCGCAGAATCTGGAATGTGATGGATTGGACGTAAATGACGAAGAGCTGGATGATTATTTCGATGACCAATATAAATCCATATCTGGTGGTAGATACGGAATGGACGATGATGAAACCCGGATACACTTCCCCGCAGAAAAGCACTGTGATCGGCTTGTACTGCAATCGGTGCTGGCTCCATTTAGTAATACATATTCGGCAGTGGCATCATCACTGCACCATTTGCTTGATGGTAATTCTATAGTCGAATCCGAATTTATTCGCATGTGCATCAAAGAAATGAGTACGCGCGTTGAGCTTGGAGACTGCAAATACG GTGAAAGCATATCCACCGACACAGTACGCAACTGCCTCAAGGTGTTCCAGAAGCGATCGTATATCGAGATTACAAACAACAATGGTGTAAGATTGGTTTCGCTACAAGCACCATTCGATGTAATGGCGGAACTGCAAAGCATAGTACAACAGGTGCACATTTTCGTACCGGTTTAG
- the LOC125764882 gene encoding glycerol-3-phosphate acyltransferase 1, mitochondrial isoform X1: MLGILEVLLFLCIIGYFFNKERAIDMVDIISNRVQEAYGSFRLPSMFGPGTDNQQNGGFSTYSMLKRFGEAGRRQRELNADIDRQVRQQSLFHIKEMPITHVQPELKPIPGMACPHCSPTESRPQLGADDRRRHAIDILRVTTHAGEQYARANNPGSFDWGVWCPHLAQATRVRRFPYPQVAGAVLPDERVQEALDMAVKESINEKRAELGLAENDESFDEDSYYSKMLQNHERRAGKILIGMRSKISNLVLRITSWVLYKLLPCFMSGVAAHPAQVEMIKRAIEKHPDVPLIFLPLHRSHLDYIMVSFILLNNDIKCPLVAGGDNLRIPVFGSILRYDGAFFIKRKIDPLTGKKDHVYRAILHTYLQKCLTAGHNVEFFIEGGRTRTGKPCMPKSGILSVIVDAFNDKSISDALLVPVSINYEKLVDGNFVREQLGQKKIPESFASAASAIMKVLKARYGLMRIDFNEPFSLSELVKSLRKTDTAHNYTPEMRRLQHKPSSSSLFGTDVVQEEQDQRQLIDNIARHVVYDSARATSVMTTNALAFLLLNRFRDGAPLSILIEALDELRAVLNGVRDLGFTGASEDVIRYATDLLGPGLVTKEMRNGQLFIKPVVMIPNVIELSYYSNCLLPHFALESIVVTCANLLKREIERKTNTDRHDHVEEVTVSRRALLEMCMEFAELLIYEFILCKPCQKLETVIENTLQDLCLREILLQPEQELTEEQTMARKLAQNLECDGLDVNDEELDDYFDDQYKSISGGRYGMDDDETRIHFPAEKHCDRLVLQSVLAPFSNTYSAVASSLHHLLDGNSIVESEFIRMCIKEMSTRVELGDCKYGESISTDTVRNCLKVFQKRSYIEITNNNGVRLVSLQAPFDVMAELQSIVQQVHIFVPV; the protein is encoded by the exons ATGCTGGGAATTTTAGAGGTGCTGTTGTTCCTTTGCATCATTGGATACTTCTTCAACAAAGAACG AGCAATCGATATGGTTGATATCATATCGAACCGCGTACAGGAGGCATACGGGTCGTTCCGGTTACCGAGCATGTTTGGTCCGGGTACGGACAACCAACAAAATGGAGGTTTTTCGACCTACTCAATGCTTAAGCGTTTCGGTGAGGCTGGAAGACGGCAGCGTGAGTTGAATGCGGACATTGATCGACAG GTGCGACAACAAAGTCTCTTCCACATAAAGGAAATGCCGATAACGCACGTACAACCGGAATTAAAACCAATTCCTGGCATGGCATGTCCACACTGCTCGCCGACAGAAAGC cGTCCTCAACTTGGTGCAGATGATCGGCGGCGTCATGCGATAGACATTCTGCGCGTAACAACGCACGCTGGTGAGCAGTATGCTCGTGCCAACAATCCAGGATCGTTCGACTGGGGCGTCTGGTGTCCGCATTTGGCACAGGCAACACGTGTTCGTCGCTTTCCCTACCCACAAGTGGCTGGAGCCGTTTTGCCCGATGAACGCGTACAGGAGGCGCTGGATATGGCCGTCAAAGAATCGATCAATGAAAAGCGAGCAGAACTTGGACTGGCGGAAAATGATGAAAGTTTCGACGAAGATAGCTATTACAGTAAGATGCTTCAAAATCATGAACGAAGAGCGGGAAAG ATCCTGATTGGTATGCGATCGAAGATCTCCAACTTGGTGTTGCGCATTACCTCGTGGGTGTTGTATAAGTTACTGCCTTGCTTTATGTCCGGTGTGGCTGCACATCCAGCGCAGGTGGAGATGATAAAACGCGCCATCGAGAAGCACCCGGACGTGCCGCTTATCTTCCTGCCACTTCATCGCAGTCATCTGGATTATATTATGGTTAGCTTCATTCTGCTGAACAATGACATCAAATGTCCGTTGGTAGCCGGTGGGGACAATCTTCGCATTCCCGTGTTCGGTAGCATTCTTCGATATGATGGAGCATTCTTCATTAAGCGCAAGATCGACCCATTAACTGGCAAAAAGGATCACGTGTACCGTGCTATATTGCACACGTATTTGCAGAAGTGTTTGACGGCTGGTCATAATGTAGAATTTTTCATCGAAGGCGGTCGCACCCGCACGGGTAAACCTTGTATGCCAAAG AGTGGCATTCTTTCAGTGATTGTTGATGCATTCAATGATAAAAGTATCTCGGATGCACTGCTTGTTCCAGTGTCGATCAATTACGAAAAGCTAGTCGATGGAAATTTTGTGCGCGAGCAGCTGGGCCAGAAGAAAATACCGGAAAGCTTTGCTTCGGCCGCGTCTGCTATTATGAAGGTACTGAAAGCCCGTTACGGACTAATGAGGATCGATTTCAATGAGCCGTTCTCGCTAAGCGAGCTGGTCAAATCGTTGCGTAAAACCGACACCGCGCACAATTATACACCGGAGATGCG ACGACTGCAACACAAACCATCGTCCTCTTCTTTGTTCGGTACGGATGTAGTGCAGGAAGAGCAGGATCAACGTCAGCTGATCGACAACATTGCGCGTCACGTGGTATATGACAGTGCACGTGCCACATCCGTCATGACAACAAATGCTTTAGCATTCCTGCTTTTGAACCGTTTCCGAGATGGAGCACCGCTTTCCATTTTGATAGAGGCGCTCGATGAATTACGTGCCGTTTTGAATGGGGTGCGCGATCTCGGTTTTACCGGTGCCTCAGAAGACGTAATACGCTACGCGACAGATTTACTCGGCCCCGGCCTGGTGACCAAGGAAATGCGCAATGGACAATTGTTTATCAAACCGGTTGTTATGATTCCCAACGTGATTGAGCTGTCGTACTATTCGAACTGCCTTCTACCTCACTTTGCGCTAGAATCGATTGTGGTTACGTGCGCAAATTTACTGAAGCGTGAAATTGAGCGTAAAACGAACACCGATCGGCACGATCATGTGGAAGAGGTGACGGTCAGCAGAAGAGCATTGCTCGAAATGTGTATGGAGTTTGCGGAACTGCTGATATACGAGTTCATTCTATGCAAACCGTGCCAGAAGCTGGAAACAGTGATAGAGAACACGCTGCAGGACCTGTGTCTTCGGGAGATCCTATTACAACCGGAGCAGGAGTTAACCGAGGAACAGACGATGGCACGGAAACTGGCGCAGAATCTGGAATGTGATGGATTGGACGTAAATGACGAAGAGCTGGATGATTATTTCGATGACCAATATAAATCCATATCTGGTGGTAGATACGGAATGGACGATGATGAAACCCGGATACACTTCCCCGCAGAAAAGCACTGTGATCGGCTTGTACTGCAATCGGTGCTGGCTCCATTTAGTAATACATATTCGGCAGTGGCATCATCACTGCACCATTTGCTTGATGGTAATTCTATAGTCGAATCCGAATTTATTCGCATGTGCATCAAAGAAATGAGTACGCGCGTTGAGCTTGGAGACTGCAAATACG GTGAAAGCATATCCACCGACACAGTACGCAACTGCCTCAAGGTGTTCCAGAAGCGATCGTATATCGAGATTACAAACAACAATGGTGTAAGATTGGTTTCGCTACAAGCACCATTCGATGTAATGGCGGAACTGCAAAGCATAGTACAACAGGTGCACATTTTCGTACCGGTTTAG
- the LOC125764882 gene encoding glycerol-3-phosphate acyltransferase 1, mitochondrial isoform X3: MLGILEVLLFLCIIGYFFNKERAIDMVDIISNRVQEAYGSFRLPSMFGPGTDNQQNGGFSTYSMLKRFGEAGRRQRELNADIDRQRPQLGADDRRRHAIDILRVTTHAGEQYARANNPGSFDWGVWCPHLAQATRVRRFPYPQVAGAVLPDERVQEALDMAVKESINEKRAELGLAENDESFDEDSYYSKMLQNHERRAGKILIGMRSKISNLVLRITSWVLYKLLPCFMSGVAAHPAQVEMIKRAIEKHPDVPLIFLPLHRSHLDYIMVSFILLNNDIKCPLVAGGDNLRIPVFGSILRYDGAFFIKRKIDPLTGKKDHVYRAILHTYLQKCLTAGHNVEFFIEGGRTRTGKPCMPKSGILSVIVDAFNDKSISDALLVPVSINYEKLVDGNFVREQLGQKKIPESFASAASAIMKVLKARYGLMRIDFNEPFSLSELVKSLRKTDTAHNYTPEMRRLQHKPSSSSLFGTDVVQEEQDQRQLIDNIARHVVYDSARATSVMTTNALAFLLLNRFRDGAPLSILIEALDELRAVLNGVRDLGFTGASEDVIRYATDLLGPGLVTKEMRNGQLFIKPVVMIPNVIELSYYSNCLLPHFALESIVVTCANLLKREIERKTNTDRHDHVEEVTVSRRALLEMCMEFAELLIYEFILCKPCQKLETVIENTLQDLCLREILLQPEQELTEEQTMARKLAQNLECDGLDVNDEELDDYFDDQYKSISGGRYGMDDDETRIHFPAEKHCDRLVLQSVLAPFSNTYSAVASSLHHLLDGNSIVESEFIRMCIKEMSTRVELGDCKYGESISTDTVRNCLKVFQKRSYIEITNNNGVRLVSLQAPFDVMAELQSIVQQVHIFVPV; this comes from the exons ATGCTGGGAATTTTAGAGGTGCTGTTGTTCCTTTGCATCATTGGATACTTCTTCAACAAAGAACG AGCAATCGATATGGTTGATATCATATCGAACCGCGTACAGGAGGCATACGGGTCGTTCCGGTTACCGAGCATGTTTGGTCCGGGTACGGACAACCAACAAAATGGAGGTTTTTCGACCTACTCAATGCTTAAGCGTTTCGGTGAGGCTGGAAGACGGCAGCGTGAGTTGAATGCGGACATTGATCGACAG cGTCCTCAACTTGGTGCAGATGATCGGCGGCGTCATGCGATAGACATTCTGCGCGTAACAACGCACGCTGGTGAGCAGTATGCTCGTGCCAACAATCCAGGATCGTTCGACTGGGGCGTCTGGTGTCCGCATTTGGCACAGGCAACACGTGTTCGTCGCTTTCCCTACCCACAAGTGGCTGGAGCCGTTTTGCCCGATGAACGCGTACAGGAGGCGCTGGATATGGCCGTCAAAGAATCGATCAATGAAAAGCGAGCAGAACTTGGACTGGCGGAAAATGATGAAAGTTTCGACGAAGATAGCTATTACAGTAAGATGCTTCAAAATCATGAACGAAGAGCGGGAAAG ATCCTGATTGGTATGCGATCGAAGATCTCCAACTTGGTGTTGCGCATTACCTCGTGGGTGTTGTATAAGTTACTGCCTTGCTTTATGTCCGGTGTGGCTGCACATCCAGCGCAGGTGGAGATGATAAAACGCGCCATCGAGAAGCACCCGGACGTGCCGCTTATCTTCCTGCCACTTCATCGCAGTCATCTGGATTATATTATGGTTAGCTTCATTCTGCTGAACAATGACATCAAATGTCCGTTGGTAGCCGGTGGGGACAATCTTCGCATTCCCGTGTTCGGTAGCATTCTTCGATATGATGGAGCATTCTTCATTAAGCGCAAGATCGACCCATTAACTGGCAAAAAGGATCACGTGTACCGTGCTATATTGCACACGTATTTGCAGAAGTGTTTGACGGCTGGTCATAATGTAGAATTTTTCATCGAAGGCGGTCGCACCCGCACGGGTAAACCTTGTATGCCAAAG AGTGGCATTCTTTCAGTGATTGTTGATGCATTCAATGATAAAAGTATCTCGGATGCACTGCTTGTTCCAGTGTCGATCAATTACGAAAAGCTAGTCGATGGAAATTTTGTGCGCGAGCAGCTGGGCCAGAAGAAAATACCGGAAAGCTTTGCTTCGGCCGCGTCTGCTATTATGAAGGTACTGAAAGCCCGTTACGGACTAATGAGGATCGATTTCAATGAGCCGTTCTCGCTAAGCGAGCTGGTCAAATCGTTGCGTAAAACCGACACCGCGCACAATTATACACCGGAGATGCG ACGACTGCAACACAAACCATCGTCCTCTTCTTTGTTCGGTACGGATGTAGTGCAGGAAGAGCAGGATCAACGTCAGCTGATCGACAACATTGCGCGTCACGTGGTATATGACAGTGCACGTGCCACATCCGTCATGACAACAAATGCTTTAGCATTCCTGCTTTTGAACCGTTTCCGAGATGGAGCACCGCTTTCCATTTTGATAGAGGCGCTCGATGAATTACGTGCCGTTTTGAATGGGGTGCGCGATCTCGGTTTTACCGGTGCCTCAGAAGACGTAATACGCTACGCGACAGATTTACTCGGCCCCGGCCTGGTGACCAAGGAAATGCGCAATGGACAATTGTTTATCAAACCGGTTGTTATGATTCCCAACGTGATTGAGCTGTCGTACTATTCGAACTGCCTTCTACCTCACTTTGCGCTAGAATCGATTGTGGTTACGTGCGCAAATTTACTGAAGCGTGAAATTGAGCGTAAAACGAACACCGATCGGCACGATCATGTGGAAGAGGTGACGGTCAGCAGAAGAGCATTGCTCGAAATGTGTATGGAGTTTGCGGAACTGCTGATATACGAGTTCATTCTATGCAAACCGTGCCAGAAGCTGGAAACAGTGATAGAGAACACGCTGCAGGACCTGTGTCTTCGGGAGATCCTATTACAACCGGAGCAGGAGTTAACCGAGGAACAGACGATGGCACGGAAACTGGCGCAGAATCTGGAATGTGATGGATTGGACGTAAATGACGAAGAGCTGGATGATTATTTCGATGACCAATATAAATCCATATCTGGTGGTAGATACGGAATGGACGATGATGAAACCCGGATACACTTCCCCGCAGAAAAGCACTGTGATCGGCTTGTACTGCAATCGGTGCTGGCTCCATTTAGTAATACATATTCGGCAGTGGCATCATCACTGCACCATTTGCTTGATGGTAATTCTATAGTCGAATCCGAATTTATTCGCATGTGCATCAAAGAAATGAGTACGCGCGTTGAGCTTGGAGACTGCAAATACG GTGAAAGCATATCCACCGACACAGTACGCAACTGCCTCAAGGTGTTCCAGAAGCGATCGTATATCGAGATTACAAACAACAATGGTGTAAGATTGGTTTCGCTACAAGCACCATTCGATGTAATGGCGGAACTGCAAAGCATAGTACAACAGGTGCACATTTTCGTACCGGTTTAG
- the LOC125764882 gene encoding glycerol-3-phosphate acyltransferase 1, mitochondrial isoform X2, with translation MVDIISNRVQEAYGSFRLPSMFGPGTDNQQNGGFSTYSMLKRFGEAGRRQRELNADIDRQVRQQSLFHIKEMPITHVQPELKPIPGMACPHCSPTESRPQLGADDRRRHAIDILRVTTHAGEQYARANNPGSFDWGVWCPHLAQATRVRRFPYPQVAGAVLPDERVQEALDMAVKESINEKRAELGLAENDESFDEDSYYSKMLQNHERRAGKILIGMRSKISNLVLRITSWVLYKLLPCFMSGVAAHPAQVEMIKRAIEKHPDVPLIFLPLHRSHLDYIMVSFILLNNDIKCPLVAGGDNLRIPVFGSILRYDGAFFIKRKIDPLTGKKDHVYRAILHTYLQKCLTAGHNVEFFIEGGRTRTGKPCMPKSGILSVIVDAFNDKSISDALLVPVSINYEKLVDGNFVREQLGQKKIPESFASAASAIMKVLKARYGLMRIDFNEPFSLSELVKSLRKTDTAHNYTPEMRRLQHKPSSSSLFGTDVVQEEQDQRQLIDNIARHVVYDSARATSVMTTNALAFLLLNRFRDGAPLSILIEALDELRAVLNGVRDLGFTGASEDVIRYATDLLGPGLVTKEMRNGQLFIKPVVMIPNVIELSYYSNCLLPHFALESIVVTCANLLKREIERKTNTDRHDHVEEVTVSRRALLEMCMEFAELLIYEFILCKPCQKLETVIENTLQDLCLREILLQPEQELTEEQTMARKLAQNLECDGLDVNDEELDDYFDDQYKSISGGRYGMDDDETRIHFPAEKHCDRLVLQSVLAPFSNTYSAVASSLHHLLDGNSIVESEFIRMCIKEMSTRVELGDCKYGESISTDTVRNCLKVFQKRSYIEITNNNGVRLVSLQAPFDVMAELQSIVQQVHIFVPV, from the exons ATGGTTGATATCATATCGAACCGCGTACAGGAGGCATACGGGTCGTTCCGGTTACCGAGCATGTTTGGTCCGGGTACGGACAACCAACAAAATGGAGGTTTTTCGACCTACTCAATGCTTAAGCGTTTCGGTGAGGCTGGAAGACGGCAGCGTGAGTTGAATGCGGACATTGATCGACAG GTGCGACAACAAAGTCTCTTCCACATAAAGGAAATGCCGATAACGCACGTACAACCGGAATTAAAACCAATTCCTGGCATGGCATGTCCACACTGCTCGCCGACAGAAAGC cGTCCTCAACTTGGTGCAGATGATCGGCGGCGTCATGCGATAGACATTCTGCGCGTAACAACGCACGCTGGTGAGCAGTATGCTCGTGCCAACAATCCAGGATCGTTCGACTGGGGCGTCTGGTGTCCGCATTTGGCACAGGCAACACGTGTTCGTCGCTTTCCCTACCCACAAGTGGCTGGAGCCGTTTTGCCCGATGAACGCGTACAGGAGGCGCTGGATATGGCCGTCAAAGAATCGATCAATGAAAAGCGAGCAGAACTTGGACTGGCGGAAAATGATGAAAGTTTCGACGAAGATAGCTATTACAGTAAGATGCTTCAAAATCATGAACGAAGAGCGGGAAAG ATCCTGATTGGTATGCGATCGAAGATCTCCAACTTGGTGTTGCGCATTACCTCGTGGGTGTTGTATAAGTTACTGCCTTGCTTTATGTCCGGTGTGGCTGCACATCCAGCGCAGGTGGAGATGATAAAACGCGCCATCGAGAAGCACCCGGACGTGCCGCTTATCTTCCTGCCACTTCATCGCAGTCATCTGGATTATATTATGGTTAGCTTCATTCTGCTGAACAATGACATCAAATGTCCGTTGGTAGCCGGTGGGGACAATCTTCGCATTCCCGTGTTCGGTAGCATTCTTCGATATGATGGAGCATTCTTCATTAAGCGCAAGATCGACCCATTAACTGGCAAAAAGGATCACGTGTACCGTGCTATATTGCACACGTATTTGCAGAAGTGTTTGACGGCTGGTCATAATGTAGAATTTTTCATCGAAGGCGGTCGCACCCGCACGGGTAAACCTTGTATGCCAAAG AGTGGCATTCTTTCAGTGATTGTTGATGCATTCAATGATAAAAGTATCTCGGATGCACTGCTTGTTCCAGTGTCGATCAATTACGAAAAGCTAGTCGATGGAAATTTTGTGCGCGAGCAGCTGGGCCAGAAGAAAATACCGGAAAGCTTTGCTTCGGCCGCGTCTGCTATTATGAAGGTACTGAAAGCCCGTTACGGACTAATGAGGATCGATTTCAATGAGCCGTTCTCGCTAAGCGAGCTGGTCAAATCGTTGCGTAAAACCGACACCGCGCACAATTATACACCGGAGATGCG ACGACTGCAACACAAACCATCGTCCTCTTCTTTGTTCGGTACGGATGTAGTGCAGGAAGAGCAGGATCAACGTCAGCTGATCGACAACATTGCGCGTCACGTGGTATATGACAGTGCACGTGCCACATCCGTCATGACAACAAATGCTTTAGCATTCCTGCTTTTGAACCGTTTCCGAGATGGAGCACCGCTTTCCATTTTGATAGAGGCGCTCGATGAATTACGTGCCGTTTTGAATGGGGTGCGCGATCTCGGTTTTACCGGTGCCTCAGAAGACGTAATACGCTACGCGACAGATTTACTCGGCCCCGGCCTGGTGACCAAGGAAATGCGCAATGGACAATTGTTTATCAAACCGGTTGTTATGATTCCCAACGTGATTGAGCTGTCGTACTATTCGAACTGCCTTCTACCTCACTTTGCGCTAGAATCGATTGTGGTTACGTGCGCAAATTTACTGAAGCGTGAAATTGAGCGTAAAACGAACACCGATCGGCACGATCATGTGGAAGAGGTGACGGTCAGCAGAAGAGCATTGCTCGAAATGTGTATGGAGTTTGCGGAACTGCTGATATACGAGTTCATTCTATGCAAACCGTGCCAGAAGCTGGAAACAGTGATAGAGAACACGCTGCAGGACCTGTGTCTTCGGGAGATCCTATTACAACCGGAGCAGGAGTTAACCGAGGAACAGACGATGGCACGGAAACTGGCGCAGAATCTGGAATGTGATGGATTGGACGTAAATGACGAAGAGCTGGATGATTATTTCGATGACCAATATAAATCCATATCTGGTGGTAGATACGGAATGGACGATGATGAAACCCGGATACACTTCCCCGCAGAAAAGCACTGTGATCGGCTTGTACTGCAATCGGTGCTGGCTCCATTTAGTAATACATATTCGGCAGTGGCATCATCACTGCACCATTTGCTTGATGGTAATTCTATAGTCGAATCCGAATTTATTCGCATGTGCATCAAAGAAATGAGTACGCGCGTTGAGCTTGGAGACTGCAAATACG GTGAAAGCATATCCACCGACACAGTACGCAACTGCCTCAAGGTGTTCCAGAAGCGATCGTATATCGAGATTACAAACAACAATGGTGTAAGATTGGTTTCGCTACAAGCACCATTCGATGTAATGGCGGAACTGCAAAGCATAGTACAACAGGTGCACATTTTCGTACCGGTTTAG